In the Methermicoccus shengliensis DSM 18856 genome, TCGTCGAGGTTGTCGAGGGCAAGCTTGAGACCTTCGAGCACGTGTATCCTCTGCTCTGCCTGATGGAGCTCGAAGCTTGAGCGTCTGCGGATTACGTCTCTTCGATGCTCCACAAAGAGCCAGAGCATCTGCTTTAGGGACAGCTCTCTGGGCTCGCCATCCACGAGCGCGAGGTTGATGATGCCAAACGAGAGCTCGCACTTGGTGTGCCTGTACAGCCTGTTGAGCACCACACTGGAGTTTGTACCCCGCTTGAGCTCGATGACCACCCTGATGCCCTCCTTGTCAGACTCGTCCCGTATGTTGGAGATGCCCGATAGCACCCCCTCTCTCACGAGCCTTGCAATGTGCTCTATGAGCTGTGCCTTGTTCACCTGATAGGGCAGCTCGGTGATCACGATTGCCTCTCTGCCACCCCTCAGTGGCTCGATGCTGGCAACCGCCCTGATTTTGATTGTGCCCCTGCCACTCTCATATGCACTGCGTATGCCGTCCACGCCAAAGATTACCGCGCCCGTGGGAAAGTCTGGTCCCTTTATGTGGCGCATCAACCCATCCACATCGATGTCAGGGTCATCTATCAGCGCAACGATGGCATCGCACACCTCCGAGAGGTTGTGGGGGGGGATGTTGGTGGCCATGCCCACCGCTATGCCAGACGAGCCGTTCACCAGAAGGTTGGGCAGCCTCGATGGGAGCACAACGGGCTCCTTGAGGGAGGAATCGTAGTTGGGCACAAAGTCCACGGTGTCCTTCTCGATATCGGCGAGCATCTCCTCGGCGATTTTCTCAAGCCTCACCTCGGTGTATCGCATCGCAGCAGCCTCATCCCCATCGATGGAGCCAAAGTTGCCCTGCCCATCTATGAGGGGATAGCGAAGGGAGAAGTCCTGTGCCATGCGCACCAAAGCGTCGTACACGGCAGCATCCCCATGGGGATGATACTTACCCAGCACATCGCCCACCACACGGGCAGACTTCTTGTATGGTCTGTCATGGGTGAGCTTTGACTCCCACATCGAGTACAGAATCCTGCGATGCACGGGCTTGAGCCCATCTCTGACATCGGGAAGCGCCCTCCCCACAATCACGCTCATCGCATAGTCGATGTAGGAGCGCTTCATCTCTTCCTCGATGAGCACTGGAACTACCCTCTCACCGCCGTGTGCAACCTCCATACTATCCCCACACATACCTGCTGTTCTTGTCGCTTACCACCTTCTGCGTGATTTCGCTCAGGGGATGCTTCACGTAATCCATCACCTTGATGTCGTCCAGACTCTTCAACCCAGCATGCTCTGCAGTGCGCTCCATGCCCAGCGGCACGTCCTCGTCCACCACGAGTATGTATGCATCGAGCCTTTCGATGCCCATGCTTTTCGCTGCCATCACCCTGTGATGCCCGTCGGCGAGTATCAGCTTATCGCCCTTCTCTATCACGATGATGGGTTCTGTGAGCCCGAGCTTGAGCTCGTACATCCTTCCCTGAAGCTCGTCCGCGTATATCTTTGGCTGGGTGGGTATGAGCCTGTCGATGCTGATACAACCCCTCTTCACCCTGACCTTGGTGTCATGCACCACCTCGAGCGTTCTCTTGAGCTTCCATACCTTCTTGGGTGTGGTGCGCTCTATGTGGGAGCGGATGATGTCGGTGTTGGTGAGGATACCCACGAGACGGTTTTTTTCATCCACTACCGGAAGCTTGCTCTTTCCAGTCCTGAACATCACTCTTGCCGCATCAGAGATGTTCATATCCTCACAGGCGCTCACCACGTCCCTGTTCATCGCCTCCCTCACGTGCGCATTTTTGGGAAAGAACAGCATGTCCTTGGACGATATGTAGCCGATGACCTTGCCATTTTCCACCACCGGGAATCCATCGTGTCCAGTCTGCTCTATGAGGGCGATGACGTCCTCTATGGTGTCCTCTGGGTGGGCGACCGCCACGTTGGTGGTCATGTACTCCCTCACCCTCACCTGCTCGACATCACTCATCTCTCCCATGCGGGGCTCCCCTTCTCTTTCTTCTCACCGCTCCTATAAATCTGTCGCTAAGAGGACAACCGTTGAGGGTGTGGTAAACTCAGGGGAGTGGGTGGGTATTCTCAGTGTATACCCACACCCAACCCCCAGAGGGGTGGAAGCTCCCTGCGTGAGCAGGGAAGGGGGTCACTACTGTTTCCTTAATATTAAAGTCACTATAGCGAAAACAAACATTCCAGCGTAAAAAATCACAGTATAATCAACGTTGTTGTATACCGAGAGCCACTCATAGGTAAGCATAACTGCTGAAAATACTGCAAGAACAGCAAACCCAATATCTATAGATTTCATGGAATTAATCTTTCCAAAAAGAATTAAAAAAGTTTTTTCCTTCTATTTTTATAATTTAAGTATTGTAATTTCACTTTTGAATTTACTCAGCTGTGATTTTTTCCTAATGAAAAATTTTTATATCATAAGTGGGGGCTTTAATATAACGAGAAGGGGGTAGGTATATGTACATACCAGATGGGCTTCTTTCCACCCCAGTGTGGGTGGCTATGTTGCTTATCGCGCTCGTGGTATTTGAACAAACTCTGAAGCGGGGTAAGGTTATGGCTGCTACTGAACTTAAAAATGGGGGAGAAACGGTGGCTAATCCTGAGTTAAATGAACTCCTTTCTACCTTAGAGGAAAAAGAAGCGGAAGTGGGAAGGCTGAAAGCTTTGCTGGATATAGCAGAGAAAAAAGGTGGAGAAGTTGACAAATTGGAGAAAGAAGTTGAAGAGCTAAGACAAAAGCTCGTAGAAAAGGAAAAAGAGTTTGAAAGAGCCAAAAAGTTTGTCAGAGAACTTGTAAGGCGGATTCCTAAACCAGTATTTATTCTTTTTGTAAACAAAGACGGAGTAGTGGAGTACATAAACGAGTATGCTGCTAAGGTATTTGGTGCTGATAGCATTGATGATGCAATAGGAAAAAGGCCCTCTGAACTTGCTACAAATGTTGCAGCAGGAGGGAGGACTTTCATAGAGCTTGCTCTCGAGAATAGAACAACAATTGAGGGTAAAGAAGGACGTCTTAAGATTGCGACAGGAGAGACAATACCGATTCTGTCTTCGTGTGCTCCTGTTTACATCGCCGACGAATTTGGAGGTGTAGTGTGCTCCTTCGTGGATATAAGTGAGCAGAAGCAGAAGGAGAGGCAGATACAGGAAATATTCGACTACACCAACACGTGCCTTAACATGCTCAGCAGTGGCATCAGAGAGCTGCAGACAGGAAACCTCAACGTCAGGCTTGAGAAGATAAAGGATGACGAATTTGGCAAGACCATCGACGTCTTTAACGAGTTTGCTGAAAGATTATCGAACATCATAAAGAACCTTGCAGACAATATGAGAGGAACAACAGAACAGATAAAGGAAGCAAATGAAGCAGTCAGCCAGATGAATGCTGGAATGCAGCAGATAAGCTCGGCTTCACAGCAAATTGCAACGGGAAGTGAAAATCTGTCGCGCCTTGCAAATGCATCTGTTGCTGACTTAAAAGCTGCGGAAGAGACATTCAAGAAGCTGGGTGCTGATGCAGAGCAGTCGACCAAATTTACAGAAGCTGCATCAAAGAACGCTGGAGAGTCCAAAGAAGAAAGCGAAAAAGCTTTACAGACTCTTGGCATAGTAGTAGAGAATATAGAAAAGACCGCATCCATCGTAGAAAAACTTGAAGTTGCTGTCAGAAGCATTGGCAAGGTTACAGAAAAGATCAAGTCCATAGCAGACCAAACCAACTTACTCGCACTGAATGCGGCAATTGAAGCTGCAAGGGCAGGAGAGTATGGTAGAGGGTTTGCAGTAGTTGCAGATGAGATCAGGAAACTGGCAGAGGAGTCGAGAAGGAGTACAGAGGAGATAGGCGAAATAGTCAAAGGAGTTCAGGAAGAGACGAGAAAGGTAATAGATGCGATAATGAAGGTTAAGGCTGACTCTGCAGAAGGGGGCAAGGGTATTGAGGCCGCTTTGAACAAGGCCGGTGAAATCGCTGAGGCAGTAAACAGAATAAATGAGATGCTCAGAAACGTGTCAAAAGGGACAGAAGAGGGGTTGGCAAAGATAGAGCAGCTTGCCAGAAACTTTGAGGAGGTTGCATCAACTGCTGAAGAGAACGCTGCCAGCGGTGAGGAGACTTCAGCGGCAATAGAAGAGCAGACAGCAGCAGTCCAGCAGGTCAGCATAGCGATGGAGAAAGTTAACGAAATAGCCAACAAGACCACACAGATGGTTCTTGAGAACTTCAAGATATTTGAAGAAGGCGTGGATGTATCGACTACGCGGCGACAATGACCAATGGGGGTAAAAAATCAGTTTTTAGGAGGTGGAGGGCATGCAGACGATTAAGAGCAACGACACAGCCCAGGTTATAGTTTTCAATCTTGGAGATGAGAGGTATGGCGTAGATATATCTCAAGTCAGAGAAATCATCAGACCAACCCAGATTACGAGAATACCAAACGCCCCAGACTTTGTTGAAGGGGTTATCAACCTTCGTGGACAGATAACCACAATAATTAACCTCAGAAAGCGTTTTGGAATGCAGCCTAAGGAAATCGACAACGACACCCGCATAATCGTTGTTGAGAATGAAAATGCTGTTATAGGGATGATGGTCGACACGGTTAACGAGGTCAAGTATCTGTCCTCAGCTGACATTGAGGCTTTGCCAAACATGATTACTGCAAGAAATGAGGCGAAATTCCTTAAGGGAGTTGGTAAGTTTCCAGATGGCTTGCTGATTTTAATTGATTTGAACAAGGTGTTGAGTGAGGATGAAATGGAAAAACTGAGGTAGTTATGAGCGAAAGAGTTCTGCTTAAAACTCCTGCAGAAATCTTTGACAATGGTTGGAAAAGCACAGAAGTTGTCATCACTGAGAGTGACATTACTTTCGCCAATACAAAAATCCAGTCCAGAGAAATACAGGATCTTGAAAAACTTGAATATGCGGGTAAAGAAGCTGTTAGAATAAAGAAGGACCGGAATTATTACTTGAATTTCGGAAGCAGACAGCAGCAGATTTTCAGGTATCTTGCTTTTAACCTCAAGTCCGACAGATTCGCTGTTTACTTTCTCTCTCCAGCAACAAGAGGTGGGGTGGTGGTAAAAGATTCTAAGTGGGAAAAAGGCTACCTCAGCATAACCGACGAGGCTATATGGTTTTTATCTCCCTCAAAGCAGCTCAGAATTTCACTTAACAGTCTTGGGTCTGTAGGAAAGGATGTCAGGACGATAGGCGGGAAGCAGAGAGTGGTGCTTGTGGTTACTCATGTGGAGAAGGGAGAGGTAATCACAAGTTTTGTTCTCTGCCCTGAAACAACTCTGGAAATGCTTCAGAATTATCTTCAGCAGCTCATAGATATGCATAAGCCAAAAGAAAAGCTGTCAGATGCTGAGGAGCAGATATTGACAATGGTTTACACAGGTGTGGATTCGGTCAGCATAGAGTCGATTCTTGGTGTATCTACTGATGAGCTCAACAGGTATTTTGACAGATTCGTTGATCTTGGTTTGGCAAAGGTTGTTAAGATTAGGAAGGAAGTAGAGCTCACACCGAAAGGTGCGGCTCTGGTTAGCGAGATTATGAAGAAGGCTGCGAGGTGATTTTATGGCGAAGGTCTTGATAGTTGATGATACAGCATTTATGAGGAAACTTTTGAGGAACATCCTTTTTTCTGGTGGCTTTGACATAGTTGGTGAAGCAGAAAATGGAAAACAGGCTGTTGAGTTATACAAACAGCTGAAGCCGGATGTTATGACAATGGATATTGTTATGCCTGAGATGAACGGTATTGAGGCTCTGAAAGAGATCAGAAAGTTAGATCCAAATGCGAAGGTTGTGATGTGTACAGCAGTTGGTCAGGAACAGATGGTGAAAGCAGCGATAAAGCTCGGAGCTAAGGGATATATTGTTAAACCATTTCAGGCTCCGAAGGTTATAGAGGAGCTCAAGAGGATTACAGGCATGAGCTGATATGAGAGCCCTTGTTGTAGATGATTCAGCTCTAATTCGAATGGCGGTTGTTGACATACTTACAAAAGCGGGTATAGAGGTAGTTGATGCTGCGAAGAATGGGAGAGAGGCTGTTGAAAAGACGATAAAACTGAAGCCTGATGTGATAACGCTTGACATCAACATGCCAGTTATGGACGGGCTGACCGCTTTAAAGCTCATCATGGAGAGGCAGCCAACTCCAGTGGTTATGCTCAGCTCGTTGACGCAGGAAGGGGCGAGAGAAACTTTTGAAGCTCTCAAGCTTGGAGCAGTCGATTTTATACCAAAACCGCACGGAGTATTTGCAGATCTAAATACAATTGCGATGGAAATTGTTCAGAAAGTGAAGACTGCAGCAACAACAGCTCCAAATTTGCTGAGGCTTCAGAATCTGAAGAAGTTTAAAGGAGATGTTGTTAGGGGTAGGTGGAAAAGAACAGATAAGGAAGTTTGTGTCCTCATTGGCTCGTCAACAGGCGGTCCCTCAGCTCTGGAATTAATTATTCCTCGCCTGCCA is a window encoding:
- a CDS encoding methyl-accepting chemotaxis protein, which gives rise to MYIPDGLLSTPVWVAMLLIALVVFEQTLKRGKVMAATELKNGGETVANPELNELLSTLEEKEAEVGRLKALLDIAEKKGGEVDKLEKEVEELRQKLVEKEKEFERAKKFVRELVRRIPKPVFILFVNKDGVVEYINEYAAKVFGADSIDDAIGKRPSELATNVAAGGRTFIELALENRTTIEGKEGRLKIATGETIPILSSCAPVYIADEFGGVVCSFVDISEQKQKERQIQEIFDYTNTCLNMLSSGIRELQTGNLNVRLEKIKDDEFGKTIDVFNEFAERLSNIIKNLADNMRGTTEQIKEANEAVSQMNAGMQQISSASQQIATGSENLSRLANASVADLKAAEETFKKLGADAEQSTKFTEAASKNAGESKEESEKALQTLGIVVENIEKTASIVEKLEVAVRSIGKVTEKIKSIADQTNLLALNAAIEAARAGEYGRGFAVVADEIRKLAEESRRSTEEIGEIVKGVQEETRKVIDAIMKVKADSAEGGKGIEAALNKAGEIAEAVNRINEMLRNVSKGTEEGLAKIEQLARNFEEVASTAEENAASGEETSAAIEEQTAAVQQVSIAMEKVNEIANKTTQMVLENFKIFEEGVDVSTTRRQ
- a CDS encoding protein-glutamate methylesterase/protein-glutamine glutaminase, translated to MRALVVDDSALIRMAVVDILTKAGIEVVDAAKNGREAVEKTIKLKPDVITLDINMPVMDGLTALKLIMERQPTPVVMLSSLTQEGARETFEALKLGAVDFIPKPHGVFADLNTIAMEIVQKVKTAATTAPNLLRLQNLKKFKGDVVRGRWKRTDKEVCVLIGSSTGGPSALELIIPRLPADIPSPVFIVQHMPPHFTQQLAERLNDMSEIEVKEAEDNERVKKGTAYIAPGGLHMKVRRAASVVRIKNVDGKPVNAVKPSVDVTAEAVVSTYGGNVVGAILTGMGNDGAYGMKRIKGAGGLTIASSEDTCVVFGMPKAAIEMGAITSVKPVYEIAEEIVSFLAVKLNG
- a CDS encoding response regulator produces the protein MAKVLIVDDTAFMRKLLRNILFSGGFDIVGEAENGKQAVELYKQLKPDVMTMDIVMPEMNGIEALKEIRKLDPNAKVVMCTAVGQEQMVKAAIKLGAKGYIVKPFQAPKVIEELKRITGMS
- a CDS encoding CheF family chemotaxis protein; this encodes MSERVLLKTPAEIFDNGWKSTEVVITESDITFANTKIQSREIQDLEKLEYAGKEAVRIKKDRNYYLNFGSRQQQIFRYLAFNLKSDRFAVYFLSPATRGGVVVKDSKWEKGYLSITDEAIWFLSPSKQLRISLNSLGSVGKDVRTIGGKQRVVLVVTHVEKGEVITSFVLCPETTLEMLQNYLQQLIDMHKPKEKLSDAEEQILTMVYTGVDSVSIESILGVSTDELNRYFDRFVDLGLAKVVKIRKEVELTPKGAALVSEIMKKAAR
- a CDS encoding chemotaxis protein CheW, whose amino-acid sequence is MQTIKSNDTAQVIVFNLGDERYGVDISQVREIIRPTQITRIPNAPDFVEGVINLRGQITTIINLRKRFGMQPKEIDNDTRIIVVENENAVIGMMVDTVNEVKYLSSADIEALPNMITARNEAKFLKGVGKFPDGLLILIDLNKVLSEDEMEKLR
- a CDS encoding CBS pair associated ParBc domain-containing protein produces the protein MGEMSDVEQVRVREYMTTNVAVAHPEDTIEDVIALIEQTGHDGFPVVENGKVIGYISSKDMLFFPKNAHVREAMNRDVVSACEDMNISDAARVMFRTGKSKLPVVDEKNRLVGILTNTDIIRSHIERTTPKKVWKLKRTLEVVHDTKVRVKRGCISIDRLIPTQPKIYADELQGRMYELKLGLTEPIIVIEKGDKLILADGHHRVMAAKSMGIERLDAYILVVDEDVPLGMERTAEHAGLKSLDDIKVMDYVKHPLSEITQKVVSDKNSRYVWG